One window of the Hypanus sabinus isolate sHypSab1 chromosome 13, sHypSab1.hap1, whole genome shotgun sequence genome contains the following:
- the LOC132404315 gene encoding bcl-2-related protein A1-like, with product MVRTSAAHNLLYHLVHDIKEEKETTFKLLGAVACINYGGQASSELDATICDIRSEMPCNVSQDGTLQFQSVPTSSLRKDFAVQERERKRLVIKRQAPVDIMGYQQPNSEGFCYFLANDYFRFVLHGSQSPPAANRVVETLRRSGSALDASGQELKRCIDSLNLSSVEEAQRVLPTLMREVYSDGIDNWGRIVTLFAFCGILVRHLKEKGVPERELVEGVAQWVAQYTWAHKGAWIKNNGGWEKGFVEHFQEKKKPHFYTKIAAVTGIVAAFSFAIYQQ from the exons ATGGTCAGAACTAGTGCTGCTCACAACCTACTCTATCATCTTGTCCATGATATTAAAGAGGAAAAAGAAACGACTTTCAAATTGCTTGGTGCAGTAGCTTGCATTAATTATGGTGGTCAAG CCTCCAGTGAGCTTGATGCAACAATCTGTGACATTCGGTCAGAGATGCCCTGCAACGTAAGTCAGGATGGAACTCTGCAGTTTCAGTCAGTGCCCACTTCATCCCTCAGAAAGGACTTTGCCGTGCAGGAAAG AGAGAGAAAGCGGTTAGTCATTAAGAGACAAGCACCTGTGGATATTATGGGTTACCAGCAACCAAACTCCGAAGGATTCTGCTACTTTTTGGCGAACGATTATTTTCGCTTTGTGTTACATGGTTCACAGTCCCCGCCGGCGGCCAACAGGGTGGTAGAAACTCtgcgcaggtcgggttccgcgtTAGATGCATCCGGCCAGGAGTTGAAGCGTTGTATAGACAGTCTCAACTTAAGCTCTGTTGAGGAGGCACAGCGAGTGCTCCCCACCCTGATGAGAGAAGTTTACTCGGACGGCATTGATAACTGGGGAAGGATTGTGACCCTGTTCGCTTTCTGTGGCATCCTAGTCAGGCACCTGAAAGAGAAAGGCGTCCCGGAGCGAGAACTGGTCGAGGGCGTAGCCCAGTGGGTAGCTCAGTACACCTGGGCTCACAAAGGCGCCTGGATCAAGAACAACGGTGGCTGGGAGAAGGGCTTTGTGGAACACTTCCAGGAGAAAAAGAAGCCGCACTTCTATACCAAGATAGCTGCTGTAACGGGGATTGTTGCTGCTTTTTCCTTTGCGATCTACCAGCAGTGA